Part of the Stackebrandtia endophytica genome is shown below.
GTACGATTCCCAATCCGGTCGACACCTGGGCTCGCTGTTGACGCCACACCAGCCAGATCATGCCGCACCCTCCTCAATGAGCCGGTTAAGAACGTAGTCCTCCAGGACGGTCGCCCGTTCGGACCGGGGGACCTCGGCGCCGAACAACCGGTCGAACGCGGTGGACACCACGACGCGGCCCTTGTGGAGCAGCAACAGATGGTCACAGTGGTCTGCCAACTCACTGACGATGTGGGAACTGAGGACGGTGGTGGTCCCGTTGTTGCGGGTCTCGTCGCTCAACAGGTCACGCACCTGCCGCCGAGCGATCGGATCCAGATCGGACATCGGTTCGTCCAGCAGCAGGAGGGACGGACGCCTGGCCAGGGCCAACGCGATGGCCACCCGGCTGTGCTGCCCACCCGACAGGGCTCGGATCCGAGACGACGGATCGATGTCTGCCGCCGCGATGAGGTCGCGAGCATATGCCTCGTCCCAGTCGGTGTTGAGCACCTGGGTAGCCCGGATCATCTCGTTCACCGTGAAGTTTCGATACAGTGGACGATCTTGAGTGAGATAGGACAGTCGATCGACGATCCGGCCCGGTTGAACCGGCACACCGCCGATCAGCACCCGTCCCGACGTCGGCGCGAGGATGCCCGCGATGATCGACATCAGCGTGCTCTTACCCGCACCGTTCGAACCGACCAACGCGACGGTCGCACCGGAGGGGATGGCCGCCTCGACTTCGACCAACGCATTGATTGATCGAAACGACTTGGAGACGTTCTCCAAACACAGGTCAACACCGTCGACCATGGACACCTCCCGTTACACCTGCGGAACCTCGGGGCACAGGAGGTTCGACGCCGACCCGAATCGGGTCGGCGATGATGATCTCACAGCGGCACAACGCATCCCCAAACCGCCGTCGTCGAATGATTCCATAACGGACAGATGGGACGCCTGCCTCATCACCCCCGATGACACCACCGACACCGCCACACACGCCCGACACGTCGTAGCAGAACTTCTCTCGGCGGGCTGACGATTCGCCGTAAGGGGCATAGTGTGGAAGGTGGCTCAGGGCCGTCAATCGCGCCCGGGTTCAACCGCCCCGGCACGCGACGAGCGTCCACCCGCCCGGCGGTGACCGTCGGCTCGACCGACGAGTGAGTTCACCCCGACCGGGCGCGAGCCAACCTGAACACAGCGAGACTGATCGGGGGTTGATCATGTCGAACGAACCGCGCTTCGAGTTGCTGGTCGGTGGGGACGGCAAGGTGTACTTCCACCTTCGTGCCGCCAACGGCGAAGTCGTCACCTCCAGCCAGGGTTACGAGAGTCGAGAAGGCGCCGTCGCCGGAATCGAGGCAATCAAACGAGTCGCCGCGAAGGCTCCAGTCCTGGACATGCCGGTCGACGACCGGATGCTGGTCGGCATTTCGTAGCAACATCGTCCATCGGTGGCCGCCGAGGCCACCACCACCGAGCGGCCGGGTGCGACAACCCGGCCGTACCCATACCGTCACCCCACCCGTCACCCGGTGTTACCTGCGACGTCACCCCGCCGAACGTCCGATGATCAATTCGGTAACAAAGCATTCATACGCTTGATCATGGTCTTGGCAAGCCCGAACCGGCCGTATACGGTGTCAGCCAGCCCCTCAGCCGCGGTGCGCAACCGCGCAGTGCGGCACGGTGCTTTCTACTCGGATCGTCCGGCACGTTCCTGCCGGTGGAAGGACACGACATGGCTACCGTCACCTTTGATGCTGCCACCCGGATCTACCCGGGCACCAAATCCCCCGCTGTCGACGCCCTCGACCTGGAGATCGCCGACGGCGAATTCCTGGTTCTGGTCGGCCCGTCCGGCTGCGGCAAGTCCACCAGCCTGCGGATGCTCGCGGGCCTCGAAGAGGTCGACTCCGGTTCGATCTTCATCAACGACACCGACGTCTCGAACCTGCCTCCCAAATCGCGTGACATCGCGATGGTGTTCCAGAACTACGCGCTCTACCCGCACATGACGGTGTTCGACAACATGGCGTTCGCGCTGAAACTGCGCCGCACCCCCAAGAACATCATCCGGGAGAAGGTCGCCGAGGCGGCCAAGCTGCTGGACCTGGAGGACTACCTCGACCGCAAGCCGAAGGCCCTGTCCGGTGGTCAGCGCCAGCGAGTCGCCATGGGCCGCGCGATCGTGCGTGAACCCCAGGTGTTCCTCATGGACGAGCCGCTGTCCAACCTCGACGCCAAACTGCGGGTACAGACCCGGTCCCAGATCGCCTCGTTGCAGCAACGACTGGGCGTTACCACCGTGTACGTCACCCACGACCAGGTCGAGGCCATGACCATGGGGCACCGCGTCGCGGTCCTCAAGGACGGGTTGCTGCAGCAGGTCGACACCCCGCGTTCCCTCTACGACCAGCCCGCCAACGTGTTCGTGGCCGGTTTCATGGGTTCGCCGGCGATGAACATCAAGACCGTGCCACTGACGGAGGGTGGTGCACAGTTCGGCGACGTGACCCTGCCGCTGAGCCGGGAACGCCGCGACGCCGCCGGCGACGGTGCACACGAGAACGGCGCCAAGACCGTCACGATCGGAATCCGGCCCGAGGACTGCTCGCTGGGCGGTGAATCCGACGGTGGCATCGGCATCGAGGTCGACCTGGTCGAAGAACTCGGCTCCGACGCCTACGTGTACGGGCACGCCGCCTACAGCGAAGGGTCCGAGCGGTTCGTGATCCGGGTCGACGGCCGGTCGATCCCGAGCATCGGCGACGTCGTCCACATGGTCCCCGAGGTCGGCCGCGAACACGTGTTCCACGCCGTGACCGGCGACCGCATCTCTTAATCCTGTTTCGCGGGGCGGTGGATTTGCACCCTGGCGGCGTTGTCGTTGTCGCACGCGGAGCGCGGAAACAGAGCCACAACCCGTACTAGCTCCGCCTCCGCCTGGCCAGGGCACAAATATCCCTGCCCCGCGAAGCAGCCTTACTCTCTACACCCGACGTGAACGTTGCCCCGGGCAGTGGAATAGCAGTCCGGCTCCGTTGTCGCATGCGGAGCGCGGAAACACGGCAGATGGTTCGTACCAGCTCCGCTAGGGCACAAATATCCCTGCCCCGCGAAGCAGCCTTACTCTCTACACCCGACGTGAACGTTGTCCCGGGCGGTGAAATAGCAGTCCGGCTGCGCTGTCACACGCGGAAACACGCCAACAGTTGGTACTAGCTCCGCCAAGACATGCGGTGGAATCTCCCCGCCCGCGAAGCACCGCACTCTCCACCTCACGGCCGGGGCGGGCTTGGATTCCGCCCGGATCACCGCCGGTCGGTGGTGACGAGGTTTCGCCCTGGTCGGCTCGGGACCGGTGAACTCCCTCCCCCTGGAGTCATCGGTTCACCCAGCCGACCAGGGCGTCTTACTGATCAGGCTCGGTTTCCCGCTGAGCGCTTGTCGTCGCTGTGCGGGATGATGTCGCGTACCGATCCACCGACGGCGGAGCCGCCCAGTGGCCTGGCACCCAACAGATCGGCGCCGACGCCACCGACGCGCTCGACGGTGTCGGCTCGCGTAGCGGTCGGTGTGCCCGGCGCGGCGGTCAGGTCGGCGGTGTGCATCCGCGGCAGGGTCCGCACCGGTTCGACGCCCAGCGACGGGTACGGCTTGTCGGGCAGTTGGGCGGGCGTGGCGAAGATCGGTTCGGCGACCAGGTTTCGTTCCGGCGCCGACTCGGACGCACCGGCCGTACCCGGGCCCGCCACCGCGATGCCTCCGGCGACGGCGAGGACGGCGGCCGCCCGAGCCAGTCGCGCGGTCAGAATTGGAATGTTCATAGTGCACAACCCCTCATACAGTGGTTATACAGCTACAACGAGTGAATGCGTTGGAGGATGCTGCGATGAGTCACAATGCGGCGGCCGGAAGTGGGATTCGCCACTGGGGATCCGTCGTCGGGCCACGACGGAATCACCGCCGACATCCCCACGGCCAGCAGAAACACCGCCGCCATCTCATCCTGATGTGCCAATTTGGCAGCGTAAACCCCATGGGTAGGGCTTCCATTACCTTGCGTTATCCAGTTACCATCCAGCGATGCCCCCCGTTTCGCTGCGCCGCAACGCATTTCGTGATCATGTCATTGTCTGCGGCGACGATGGCATGGCATTCCGACTGGTCGAGGAACTGGTGTATCGCCACCGCGAGAACGTGACCGTGGTGTTGCCGTCGCGACGTCAGAATCACGGCCCGCAGATTTCGCGGGTACCGATGGTGCGGGTGGTGGAGAACGACCAACTGGACGAGGACGCGTTCTCGGCGGCCCGGATCGGCACCGCCAAAGCCTTGGCGCTCATGGT
Proteins encoded:
- a CDS encoding ABC transporter ATP-binding protein; this translates as MVDGVDLCLENVSKSFRSINALVEVEAAIPSGATVALVGSNGAGKSTLMSIIAGILAPTSGRVLIGGVPVQPGRIVDRLSYLTQDRPLYRNFTVNEMIRATQVLNTDWDEAYARDLIAAADIDPSSRIRALSGGQHSRVAIALALARRPSLLLLDEPMSDLDPIARRQVRDLLSDETRNNGTTTVLSSHIVSELADHCDHLLLLHKGRVVVSTAFDRLFGAEVPRSERATVLEDYVLNRLIEEGAA
- a CDS encoding YegP family protein; the encoded protein is MSNEPRFELLVGGDGKVYFHLRAANGEVVTSSQGYESREGAVAGIEAIKRVAAKAPVLDMPVDDRMLVGIS
- a CDS encoding ABC transporter ATP-binding protein, translating into MATVTFDAATRIYPGTKSPAVDALDLEIADGEFLVLVGPSGCGKSTSLRMLAGLEEVDSGSIFINDTDVSNLPPKSRDIAMVFQNYALYPHMTVFDNMAFALKLRRTPKNIIREKVAEAAKLLDLEDYLDRKPKALSGGQRQRVAMGRAIVREPQVFLMDEPLSNLDAKLRVQTRSQIASLQQRLGVTTVYVTHDQVEAMTMGHRVAVLKDGLLQQVDTPRSLYDQPANVFVAGFMGSPAMNIKTVPLTEGGAQFGDVTLPLSRERRDAAGDGAHENGAKTVTIGIRPEDCSLGGESDGGIGIEVDLVEELGSDAYVYGHAAYSEGSERFVIRVDGRSIPSIGDVVHMVPEVGREHVFHAVTGDRIS